In Gossypium hirsutum isolate 1008001.06 chromosome D06, Gossypium_hirsutum_v2.1, whole genome shotgun sequence, one genomic interval encodes:
- the LOC107903373 gene encoding pentatricopeptide repeat-containing protein At2g19280 → MKVSSSILSKLLFTTIKPFRQIPSKKFSSCASCLLESQHFITQQHTEECNNPMSMIKSILSKRGFNINPENLHAVDLNESNLIRILTDLFDESSNSELALHFFKLSEYCIGSLHSNKSVCKMIHILVSGNMNHIAVDFILYLVRVSVSKDVPVDELLKLFYETHSDKTVLRTVYSMLVDCYIREKKADLAFELTCQMKHFDMFPSVGVCNSLLKAMLRLNQLDLAWDFLDRMMRQGIHLNVSIITLFINMYCNKGHLLSAWKLLMDMKNYGIKPDIVAYTIIIDTLCKMSCLGEATSMLFKITRFGVFPDSVLVSSVVEGYCKVGRPMEAMNVIKFFNLKANIFVYNSFIAKFCAEGNMVKASLIFQEMLELGLLPDCVSYTTIIGGYCRDRDMGRAFQYFGKMLKCGISPSVTTYTLLIDACCKSKDLEMADYLFHKMIMEGLVPDVVTFNTLIDGYGKMGHLHKAFMLVDMMRSAGISPDVTTYNIIIDSLIKRGFTNEAKDILNELVRRGVSPDMVTFTNIIDGLSKKGDFQEAFLVWVYMSECAVKPDVLTCSALLNGYCRERRMTEANALFVRMLDSGLSPDLVLYNTLIHGFCGIGDLDKACNLVEMMIRDGILPNKGTHRAFILGFEKKWVKNPEETAALKLQQLLLQYDIHVDVSDCIDMP, encoded by the coding sequence atgaaagtttcttcttcAATCCTCAGCAAGCTCTTGTTCACCACAATAAAACCATTCAGGCAGATTCCTAGTAAGAAATTCTCATCATGTGCTTCATGTCTTTTAGAATCCCAACATTTCATCACTCAACAACACACTGAAGAATGCAACAACCCTATGAGTATGATCAAATCGATACTCTCGAAACGAGGTTTCAATATTAACCCCGAGAATCTACATGCTGTTGATTTGAATGAGTCAAATTTGATTCGGATTTTGACTGATTTATTCGATGAAAGTTCGAATTCTGAGCTTGCTTTGCATTTCTTCAAGTTGTCTGAGTATTGCATTGGATCATTGCATTCGAATAAATCGGTGTGTAAGATGATACATATATTAGTTTCCGGGAACATGAATCATATAGCGGTGGATTTTATTCTATATTTAGTGAGAGTTAGTGTTAGCAAAGATGTTCCTGTGGATGAATTGTTGAAACTCTTTTACGAGACTCATAGTGATAAAACAGTTTTACGAACTGTGTATAGCATGCTTGTTGATTGTTATATAAGAGAAAAGAAGGCTGATTTGGCATTTGAATTAACGTGCCAAATGAAGCATTTTGACATGTTTCCGTCAGTTGGCGTTTGTAATTCATTGCTTAAGGCGATGTTAAGGTTAAATCAATTGGACTTGGCTTGGGATTTTCTTGATCGAATGATGAGGCAAGGGATTCATTTGAATGTGTCGATTATTACTTTGTTTATCAACATGTACTGCAATAAAGGCCACCTTTTAAGTGCCTGGAAATTGCTGATGGACATGAAAAACTACGGCATTAAACCGGACATTGTTGCATATACTATCATAATCGACACTCTTTGTAAGATGTCTTGTTTAGGAGAAGCAACTTCGATGCTGTTTAAAATAACTAGATTTGGAGTTTTTCCGGATTCAGTGTTGGTTAGTTCTGTTGTTGAAGGTTACTGTAAAGTCGGAAGACCAATGGAAGCAATGAATGTTATAAAATTCTTTAATCTTAAAGCCAATATTTTTGTGTACAATAGTTTCATCGCAAAGTTTTGTGCAGAAGGAAACATGGTAAAAGCTTCTCTGATATTTCAAGAGATGCTTGAATTGGGCTTGCTTCCTGATTGTGTTAGTTATACCACTATAATTGGAGGCTATTGTAGAGATCGGGATATGGGTAGAGCTTTTCAATATTTTGGGAAAATGTTAAAATGCGGAATTAGCCCATCTGTGACTACATACACATTGCTCATTGATGCTTGCTGCAAATCCAAAGACTTGGAAATGGcagattatttatttcataagaTGATAATGGAGGGTTTGGTACCGGATGTTGTTACATTTAACACATTAATAGATGGATATGGAAAGATGGGCCACTTACACAAGGCCTTTATGCTTGTAGATATGATGAGATCAGCTGGCATTTCTCCTGATGTTACAACCTATAACATTATTATTGATAGCCTGATTAAAAGAGGATTTACGAATGAGGCGAAAGATATTCTGAATGAGCTTGTCCGAAGGGGTGTTTCTCCTGATATGGTGACATTTACAAATATCATAGATGGGCTCTCCAAGAAAGGGGACTTTCAGGAAGCATTTCTTGTATGGGTTTACATGAGTGAATGCGCTGTGAAACCTGATGTCTTGACTTGCAGTGCTTTACTTAATGGCTACTGCAGGGAAAGACGGATGACAGAAGCTAATGCTCTGTTTGTTAGGATGCTTGATAGTGGGTTGAGCCCGGACCTGGTATTATACAATACTCTCATTCACGGATTTTGTGGCATTGGAGACCTGGACAAGGCATGCAACTTGGTGGAAATGATGATTAGAGATGGTATCCTGCCTAATAAAGGTACTCATCGAGCATTCATCCTTGGGTTTGAGAAAAAGTGGGTCAAGAACCCCGAAGAGACTGCAGCTTTGAAACTGCAACAACTTCTGCTGCAATATGATATCCATGTTGATGTCAGTGATTGTATAGATATGCCATAA